The following proteins are co-located in the Heptranchias perlo isolate sHepPer1 chromosome 30, sHepPer1.hap1, whole genome shotgun sequence genome:
- the LOC137300075 gene encoding interferon alpha-21-like, translated as MALASVWRFWIVWVLSGTLSLGCERLQLQQVLNTETLSKLNEMGGPFPRVCVEERLLLKTKPLNLMKLSKGLQTQDRIQIVHQTLHHINQIYSMNLDSVTWPQDKVENFQLLLDRQLEELEECVKKPVSESRPRRNDSIHNYFRNLETFLKQKRFSVCAWEIIRAETRARLQQILFIMAQIRRRK; from the exons ATGGCTTTGGCGAGTGTTTGGAGATTTTGGATTGTGTGGGTCTTGTCCGGGACCCTGAGTCTGGGCTGTGAGAGGCTGCAGTTACAGCAAGTTCTCAACACGGAGACTCTGAGCAAACTGAATGAAATG GGCGGTCCCTTTCCCCGAGTGTGTGTTGAAGAGAGGCTCTTGCTGAAAACCAAGCCCCTGAACCTGATGAAACTTTCGAAGGGGTTACAG ACCCAGGACAGGATCCAGATTGTCCATCAAACACTGCATCACATCAACCAGATCTACAGTATGAACCTGGACTCAGTCACATGGCCCCAGGACAAGGTGGAAAACTTTCAGCTTCTCTTGGATCGGCAGCTCGAAGAGCTAGAGGAATGTGTCAAGAAACCGGTCTCAGAGTCCAGGCCGAGGAGAAACGATTCTATTCACAACTACTTCAGGAATCTGGAAACATTTCTCAAACAGAAG AGATTCAGTGTCTGCGCCTGGGAAATAATCCGCGCCGAGACCAGGGCCCGTTTACAACAGATCCTTTTCATAATGGCACAAATCAGAAGAAGGAAGTGA
- the LOC137300176 gene encoding interferon alpha-21-like, whose product MDLASVWRFWIVWVLFSGTLSLGCERLQLQQVLNRETLSKLNEMGGPFPRQCVKERLSLKTKSLNLVKLSGGLQTQDRIQIVHQTLRHFIKIYSMNLDSVTWPQDKVENFRLLLDRQLEELEECVKKPGSESRPRRNAAIHKYFRKLRKFLKQKRFSVCAWEIIRAETRARLQQILFITAQIRRRN is encoded by the exons ATGGATTTGGCGAGTGTTTGGAGATTTTGGATTGTGTGGGTCTTGTTTTCCGGGACCCTGAGTCTGGGCTGTGAGAGGCTGCAGTTACAGCAAGTTCTCAACAGAGAGACTCTGAGCAAACTGAATGAAATG GGCGGTCCCTTTCCCCGTCAGTGTGTTAAAGAGAGGCTCTCGCTGAAAACCAAGTCCTTGAACCTGGTGAAACTTTCAGGGGGTTTACAG ACCCAGGACAGGATCCAGATTGTCCATCAGACACTGCGTCACTTCATCAAGATCTACAGCATGAACCTGGACTCAGTCACATGGCCCCAGGACAAGGTGGAAAACTTCCGGCTTCTCCTGGATCGGCAGCTCGAAGAGCTGGAGGAATGTGTCAAGAAACCGGGCTCAGAGTCCAGGCCCAGGAGAAACGCCGCCATTCACAAATACTTCAGGAAACTGAGAAAATTTCTCAAACAGAAG AGATTCAGTGTCTGCGCCTGGGAAATAATCCGCGCTGAGACCAGGGCCCGTTTACAACAGATCCTTTTCATAACGGCACAAATCAGAAGAAGAAACTGA
- the LOC137300177 gene encoding interferon alpha-A-like: protein MDLASVWRFWIVWVLFSGTLSLGCERLQLQQVLNRETLGKLNEMGGPFPRQCVNERLSLKTKSLNLVKLSGGLQNQDRIQIVHQTLRHFIKIYSMNLDSVTWPQDKVENFRLLLDRQLEELEECVKKPGSESRPRRNAAIHKYFRKLRKFLKQKRFSVCAWEIIRAETRARLQQILFITAQIRRRN, encoded by the exons ATGGATTTGGCGAGTGTTTGGAGATTTTGGATTGTGTGGGTCTTGTTTTCCGGGACCCTGAGTCTGGGCTGTGAGAGGCTGCAGTTACAGCAAGTTCTCAACAGAGAGACTCTGGGGAAACTGAATGAAATG GGCGGTCCCTTTCCCCGTCAGTGTGTTAACGAGAGGCTCTCGCTGAAAACCAAGTCCTTGAACCTGGTGAAACTTTCAGGGGGTTTACAG AACCAGGACAGGATCCAGATTGTCCATCAGACACTGCGTCACTTCATCAAGATCTACAGCATGAACCTGGACTCAGTCACATGGCCCCAGGACAAGGTGGAAAACTTCCGGCTTCTCCTGGATCGGCAGCTCGAAGAGCTGGAGGAATGTGTCAAGAAACCGGGCTCAGAGTCCAGGCCCAGGAGAAACGCCGCCATTCACAAATACTTCAGGAAACTGAGAAAATTTCTCAAACAGAAG AGATTCAGTGTCTGCGCCTGGGAAATAATCCGCGCTGAGACCAGGGCCCGTTTACAACAGATCCTTTTCATAACGGCACAAATCAGAAGAAGAAACTGA